The genomic interval GGTATGGGCGTTCACCGCAGTTCGAACCTTTCCGGGGCCGAAGTTGATCACTCTCTTGCATTGAAAGCTGTGGGAATTGCCGTCGGCAAGATGGACTGTAATGTCCACACCGTCCTGCGTGTGCCCCTGCCCGCCAGCCCGCTCGACGCGGGCCGTCGGGTATCGGGCCTGCAGGAAGTACTTACAAAAGCGCTCGAAACTGTCAGGCGAAAGAGCATCGATTGGGAAGGGGTGATCGAAGCTCGCGACTACCGTCCTTGCGGTGTAGCCAGCAGCGGCAAGCAACGCTTCCGCATCCGTTTTGAGGACGGCGGCTATGAGCGGGATTTGCTTGTCTCGTGGCCTAGATTGCCCCGCTTCCCACCTGTCGATCGATCGCAGTGGGATTTTAAGCAGCTTGGCAAGGTCACTCCGAGTGGCAATGCCCACCCTTTGGCGCAAGTCCGCAACCAAACTACCGAATTTCGTAAACGGCCTTTTCATCGGAAATCCATTGACGATTAATATTGGTGCGGGCGGCCGGGGTCGAACCGGCACAGCTCTTTCGAGCCGAGGGATTTTAAGTCCCTTGCGTCTACCAATTTCGCCACGCCCGCATCCCGGACCGCGAGGCCGCCGAAAACTGGCGGCTGCGGCGGTGGCTGTCCGGCTCGGCGGCCGTGACCTTGCCAAGTTCCGCGCCAGTGCGCCGCATTCATAATCGACCCTGCGGCGCAACGCAAAGCGGGGTTGCAGTGAAGCTGCGGCTTCGCCGTCCGCGCGCTTTGACATCGCCCGCATTGTCGGCTGGAATACGCACGGCGCCTGCGGCGTCGGGCGCGGCGGTCTCTCTCACGCCGATGCCGATTCCGCTCTCCCTCTGCCCTGCCCCGCTGTTGCCCGTTCCTTGCATGCAGGCCGCCCGAGACGTCCCATAGAGCCCGCCACAGCCGAGGTGACCCGCGCATGCCGACCATCGACCGTATCGACGCCTTCGCCGACGAAATGACCGCGATCCGCCGCGACCTTCACGCCCATCCCGAGATCGGCTTCGAAGAGGTGCGGACCTCGAGCATCGTCGCCGAGAAGCTCGGCCAATGGGGCATCGAGGTGCATCGCGGCATCGGCGGCACCGGCGTCGTCGGCGTGCTGAAGGGCAAAGGCGAAGGCAGCCGCCGCATCGGCCTGCGCGCCGACATGGACGCGCTGCCGATGGACGAAGCCACCAACCTGCCGTGGCGCTCGACCATCCCGGGCCGCTTCCACGGCTGCGGCCACGATGCGCACACCACCATGCTGCTCGGCACCGCGCGCTATCTCGCCGAGACCCGCAATTTCGACGGCACCGTGCACTTCATCTTCCAGCCGGCCGAGGAAGGGCTCGGCGGCGCGCGCGCGATGCTGAAGGACGGCCTGTTCGAGAAATTTCCGTGCGACGAAGTGTACGGCCTGCACAACGCGCCGGACCTCGGCCATGGCGAGATCGCGATCCGGCCCGGCCCGGCGATGGCCGGCGCCGATTTCTTCGACATCACCATCTCGGGCTACGGCGCCCACGGCGCGATGCCGGAGCGCTCCAAGGACCCGGTGGTGATCGCGATGACGCTCGGCCAGGCGCTGCAGACCATCGTCAGCCGCAACGTCGATCCGCTGCAGTCGGCGGTGCTGTCGATCACCCAGATCCATTCCGGCTCAGCCTATAACGTGATCCCCGGCGAAGCGCGGCTCGCCGGCACGGTGCGCGCGTTCTCCGACGAGATCCGCAACCTGATCCGCACCCGGATGCGCGCGGTCGCGGCCGGCATTGCGGCGGCGTTCGAGGTCGACATCAAGGTCGACATCCGCGACATCTTCAGCGTGCTGGTGAACGCGCCCGAGCACAGCGAGCGCGTCGCCGAGGTAGCGCGCAGCATCGTCGGCGACGCCAACGTGAAGACCCGCGAAACGCCGAAGATGGGCAGCGAGGATTTCGCCGATATGCTGCAGGCGGTGCCCGGCGCATATTTCTGGATCGGCCATGACGGCAACGTGCCGCTGCACAACCCGGGCTTCGTGCTCGATGACAAGATCCTGCCGGTCGGCGCCAGCATGTTCGCCCGGCTGATCGAAACCCGGCTGCCGGTCGGCGGCCACGACGGAGCTACGCATGTCTGACGGCCTCGCCACCACCGCCACCGCGCTGCACGACCTCTCGGCCACCGAGCTGCTCGCCGGCTATTACGGCAAGCAGTTCTCGCCGAGCGAAGTGATGGAAGCCGTGATCGCCCAGGCGACGCGCTGGGAGCCGCATATCAATGCGCTGTACGGATTCGATCCCGACACCGCGCGCAAGGCGGCGCAAGCTTCCACCGCGCGCTGGGCCAAGGGCGAGCCGCTCGGCCTGCTTGACGGCGTGCCGGTGACGATCAAGGAGAACGTCGCCACCGAGGGCGTGCCGGGGCCGCTCGGCGTGCCGATCACGCCGCTGACGCCGGCCGCGGCCGATGCGCCGCCCGCCGCGCGGCTGCGCGAAGCCGGCGGCATTCTGTGGAGCAAGACGACGATGCCGGATTTCGGCATGCTGTCGTCGGGCCTGTCGAGCTTCCACGGCGTCACCCGCAATCCGTGGGACGTGTCGCAGAACACCGGTGGCTCCTCCGCCGGCGCCGGCGCTGCGGGCGCGGCCGGCTACGGGCC from Rhodopseudomonas palustris carries:
- a CDS encoding M20 aminoacylase family protein; its protein translation is MPTIDRIDAFADEMTAIRRDLHAHPEIGFEEVRTSSIVAEKLGQWGIEVHRGIGGTGVVGVLKGKGEGSRRIGLRADMDALPMDEATNLPWRSTIPGRFHGCGHDAHTTMLLGTARYLAETRNFDGTVHFIFQPAEEGLGGARAMLKDGLFEKFPCDEVYGLHNAPDLGHGEIAIRPGPAMAGADFFDITISGYGAHGAMPERSKDPVVIAMTLGQALQTIVSRNVDPLQSAVLSITQIHSGSAYNVIPGEARLAGTVRAFSDEIRNLIRTRMRAVAAGIAAAFEVDIKVDIRDIFSVLVNAPEHSERVAEVARSIVGDANVKTRETPKMGSEDFADMLQAVPGAYFWIGHDGNVPLHNPGFVLDDKILPVGASMFARLIETRLPVGGHDGATHV